TCCGCGACGGCATCGGCGTGCCGACGCCGGATGCGCCCAGCGTCGATGCCGATGCCGTGCTGGTGTGCGGCTTTCTCGGCTGCGACCTGCGACCCTTCAACCCGCTCGTCACCACCTTGCCCCGCCTGTTGCACCTGCCGGCGGCGCGCGCCGGCGGCTGGATGGCGAACGTCATCGACCAGGCCGCGCAGGAGTCCGCCGAACGGCGGGCGGGCGGCGATGCGGTGCTCGAACGGTTGGCGGAGATGATGTTCGTCGATACCGTGAGACGCTATCTCGAGGACTTGCCTGCCGACGCCCGTGGCTGGCTGGCGGGATTGCGTGACCGCCACGTCGGCCGTGCGCTGGCACTGCTGCACGGCGACCCGGCGCACCCGTGGACCATCGACGAACTCGGCCGCCACGCCGGCCTGTCGCGCTCGGCCCTGCACGAGCGCTTCGTCCAGTTTCTCGGCCAGCCGCCGATGCACTACCTTGCCAGCTGGCGCATCCAGATCGGTTCGCGCCTGCTGCGCGAGACCGGTCATACGGTCGCGTCGATCGCGGTGGAGGTCGGCTACGAGTCGGAAGCCGCGTTCTCGCGCATGTTCAAGCGGCTGGTCGGTGTTCCGCCGGCGGCCTGGCGGCGCCAGGCTCAGCCGGCCGTGCCGCCGACCGCATCGGCCACCGCGGCCTCGGTCAGCTCGGGCGCGCACAGCTCGATGAAGCGGTAGGCGAAGCCGCGCAGGTAATGGCCGCGCCGCACCGCGATGCGGGTGACGTTCTCGGGGAAGAGGTGGCTGCTGTCGAGCTGCCTCAGCCCGGGGTCGCGTTGCGGGCTGAAGGCCATCGAGGCGAGGATGCCGACGCCGAGCCCCAGTTCCACGTAGGTCTTGATCACGTCGGCGTCCAGCGCCGACATCACCACGTCGGGCTTCAGCCCGGCCTGGGCGAAGGCCTTGTCGATGCGCGTGCGGCCGGTGAAGCCCTCGTGGTAGGTGATGACCGGGTAGGCGGCGATCGCTTCCAGCGTCAGCGGCCGGACCGCTTCCAGCGGATGCCCGGCCGGCACCACGACCGCGTGCTGCCAGCCGTAGTAGGGAAAGGAGGCCAGCTCGGGCACGTCCGCCAGCGCCTCGGTGGCGACGCCGATGTCGGCCTCGCCGTCGAGCAGCATCTGCACGATCTCCTGCGGGCTGCCCTGGTGCAGGTGCAGCACGACCCGCGGGTAGGCCTGCTTGAAGGCCGCCACCACCTTCGGCAGCGCATAGCGCGCCTGCGTGTGGGTGGTGACGACGGTGAGCTGGCCCGCATCCACATTGCTGTATTGCTCGGCCAGGCGCTTGATGTTGCCGGCGTCGAGCAGCATGCGCTCGACCATCACCACCAGCTCCTTGCCCGGATCGGTGAGGCCGAGCAGGCGCTTGCCCTTGCGGGTGAACAGCTCCACGCCGAGCTCGTCCTCCAGGTCCTTGATGTGCTTGGAAACGCCGGACTGCGAGGTAAACAGGGCGTTCGCGACCTCGGTGAGGTTGAAACCCCGTCGCACCGTCTCGCGGATGATGCGCAACTGCTGGAAATTCATCGTGCGGCTCCCGCCGCGCGGGCGGCGTGTGGCTGTTCGAAAAGGCTCAGGCGAGAGGGTAGCAGGCGCACCGCCTGGCCTTCGTGCAGGGCGAGCTGGGCGACGCGGTCGCGCGTCAGTTCGACCTCGAAGTGCTGGCCGGTCGCGCCGTTGATACCGTCGAGCTCGACGCGGGCGGTCACGCCGAAGGCGAGGATGCGGCTGACCCGTGCGGCGACGCCTTCGCCGGCGCCGCCATCGACGACGATGTCGAGTTCGTGCGGGCGGGCGAAGGCCACGACCTCGGCGCCCTGGCCCAGGCCGCTCACGCCATGCTGCAGGTGATCGTCACCGACGCGCAGGCCTTCGCCTTCGACCCGGCCATGGAAGAAGTTCACCGCCCCGAGGAAGCCATACACGAACGGTGTCGCCGGGTGGCGATAGACCTCTTCCGGCGTGCCGATCTGTTCGACATGGCCGTGGTTCATCAGCACCACGCGGTCGGCCACCTCGAGCGCTTCTTCCTGGTCGTGCGTGACGAAGATCGAGGTGATGTGCAGGTCGTCGTGCAGTTTGCGCAGCCATCGCCGCAGCTCCTTGCGCACCTTGGCGTCGAGCGCCCCGAAGGGCTCGTCGAGCAGCAGCACGCGCGGCTCCACCGCCAGCGCGCGGGCGAGCGCGATGCGCTGGCGCTGGCCACCGGAGAGCTGCGACGGAAAACGGTCGGCCAGCCAGTCGAGCTGCACCAGGTTCAGCAGTTCATGCACCTTGTCCGCGATCTGCTTCTCCGACGGGCGCTGGCCGCGCGGCTTCATGCGCATGCCGAAGGCCACGTTGTCGAACACCGTCATGTGGCGGAACAGCGCGTAGTGCTGGAACACGAAGCCGACCTGGCGGTCGCGCACGTGCGTGCCCGAGGCGTCCTCGCCGTCGAGCAGCACCTGGCCGGCGTCGGCCTGTTCCAGCCCGGCGATGATGCGCAGCAGCGTGGTCTTGCCGCAGCCCGAGGGGCCGAGCAGGGCGACCAGTTCGCCGGTGGGGAAATCGAGCGAGATGTCGTCGAGCGCGTTGAAGGCGCCGAAGCGCTTGTGGATGTTGCGTACCTGGATGCTCATGATGCCTCGTCCTGTGAATGGCGGTGGGCCGCGGCGGCACGGTGTTCGATCCAGGTCTTGATGCCCAGGGTCACCAGCGCCAGCAGGGCCAGCAGCGAGGCCACCGCGAAGGCGGCCGCGAACTGGTA
This genomic window from Thauera humireducens contains:
- a CDS encoding AraC family transcriptional regulator translates to MGRDTLSDLLGAVRLRGAVFYYVSCWRDWATEAPPACEIAAAVMPGADQVMAFHMVARGSAWAAVSGDAPLRLEAGDIVVLPHGDAHVMSSAPGLAAERQQPEWVFANRDAPRPMPISFRDGIGVPTPDAPSVDADAVLVCGFLGCDLRPFNPLVTTLPRLLHLPAARAGGWMANVIDQAAQESAERRAGGDAVLERLAEMMFVDTVRRYLEDLPADARGWLAGLRDRHVGRALALLHGDPAHPWTIDELGRHAGLSRSALHERFVQFLGQPPMHYLASWRIQIGSRLLRETGHTVASIAVEVGYESEAAFSRMFKRLVGVPPAAWRRQAQPAVPPTASATAASVSSGAHSSMKR
- a CDS encoding CysB family HTH-type transcriptional regulator is translated as MNFQQLRIIRETVRRGFNLTEVANALFTSQSGVSKHIKDLEDELGVELFTRKGKRLLGLTDPGKELVVMVERMLLDAGNIKRLAEQYSNVDAGQLTVVTTHTQARYALPKVVAAFKQAYPRVVLHLHQGSPQEIVQMLLDGEADIGVATEALADVPELASFPYYGWQHAVVVPAGHPLEAVRPLTLEAIAAYPVITYHEGFTGRTRIDKAFAQAGLKPDVVMSALDADVIKTYVELGLGVGILASMAFSPQRDPGLRQLDSSHLFPENVTRIAVRRGHYLRGFAYRFIELCAPELTEAAVADAVGGTAG
- a CDS encoding sulfate/molybdate ABC transporter ATP-binding protein; its protein translation is MSIQVRNIHKRFGAFNALDDISLDFPTGELVALLGPSGCGKTTLLRIIAGLEQADAGQVLLDGEDASGTHVRDRQVGFVFQHYALFRHMTVFDNVAFGMRMKPRGQRPSEKQIADKVHELLNLVQLDWLADRFPSQLSGGQRQRIALARALAVEPRVLLLDEPFGALDAKVRKELRRWLRKLHDDLHITSIFVTHDQEEALEVADRVVLMNHGHVEQIGTPEEVYRHPATPFVYGFLGAVNFFHGRVEGEGLRVGDDHLQHGVSGLGQGAEVVAFARPHELDIVVDGGAGEGVAARVSRILAFGVTARVELDGINGATGQHFEVELTRDRVAQLALHEGQAVRLLPSRLSLFEQPHAARAAGAAR